In Mus musculus strain C57BL/6J chromosome 1, GRCm38.p6 C57BL/6J, a single genomic region encodes these proteins:
- the Bok gene encoding bcl-2-related ovarian killer protein: protein MEVLRRSSVFAAEIMDAFDRSPTDKELVAQAKALGREYVHARLLRAGLSWSAPERASPAPGGRLAEVCTVLLRLGDELEQIRPSVYRNVARQLHIPLQSEPVVTDAFLAVAGHIFSAGITWGKVVSLYSVAAGLAVDCVRQAQPAMVHALVDCLGEFVRKTLATWLRRRGGWTDVLKCVVSTDPGFRSHWLVATLCSFGRFLKAAFFLLLPER from the exons ATGGAGGTGCTGCGGCGCTCTTCTGTCTTTGCAGCGGAGATCATGGACGCCTTTGATCGCTCGCCCACAGACAAGGAGCTGGTGGCCCAGGCTAAGGCACTAGGCCGGGAGTACGTGCACGCGCGGCTTTTGCGCGCCGGCCTCTCCTGGAGCGCTCCAGAGCGTGCCTCGCCTGCCCCTGGAGGACGCTTGGCAGAGGTGTGCACAGTGCTGCTGCGCTTGG GAGATGAGCTGGAGCAGATCCGTCCCAGCGTATACCGGAACGTGGCCCGGCAGCTGCACATCCCCCTGCAGTCGGAGCCTGTGGTGACGGATGCCTTCCTGGCAGTGGCAGGCCACATCTTCTCAGCAG gtATCACATGGGGCAAGGTAGTGTCCCTGTATTCCGTGGCCGCGGGGCTAGCGGTGGACTGTGTCCGGCAGGCTCAGCCTGCCATGGTTCATGCCCTGGTTGACTGCCTGGGGGAGTTTGTACGCAAGACCTTGGCTACCTGGCTTCGGAGGCGTGGTGGATGG ACGGATGTCCTCAAGTGTGTGGTCAGCACAGATCCTGGCTTCCGCTCCCACTGGCTCGTGGCCACGCTCTGCAGCTTTGGCCGCTTCCTGAAGGCAGCATTCTTCCTGTTGTTGCCAGAGAGATGA